The genomic DNA CGATAAAGTCAAGGTGACGGTTATCTTTAGAGGCAGAGAGGTTACCCGACCTGAGTTGGGGAAGAAGATACTGGAGCAGGTATTACACGATCTTAAAGATAAGGCTGTGCTTGACCAGCCCTTACTGGTAGAGGAGAGGAGCCTGAGCCTTATCTTCTCACCACCCAAGGTTGTTAAAAAGACATCAGCGGAGGTTTCTAGTGCCCAAGATTAGGACACATAAATCGGCCCAGCGCCGTTTTCACGTTACTGGAACCGGCAAAATCATGCATTCCAAGGTAGGTAAGAGCCATCTCCGAAGCAGAAAGTCGCCGCGAGTTAAGCGCCAGTACGCAGTGAAAGTGGGGCTTCATCCCACCAATAGACGCAGAATAAAGCAGCTTTTGCCCTACGCATAAAGGAGGACCAATTGCCACGAGCCAAAGGTGGAGTAGTTACCCGACGTCGCCACAAGAAGCTATTAGAGCTGACTAAGGGGCATCGGGCAAGTAAACATTCCCTCTATCGCCGTGCCCATGAATCCATGCTCAATGCCCTCAGCTACGCCTACCGCCACCGGCGGGAGCGCAAGGGAGACATGCGACGGCTCTGGATCATCCGCATCAATGCTGCCGCCCGACAGGGCGGACTCTCCTATTCCCAATTCATGAATGGCCTGAAAAAGGCACAGATAGAAGTCAACCGCAAGATGCTCGCCGAGGTAGCCGTCCAGGATCCCACTGCCTTCTCTCAGTTGGTAGCAATGGCTAAGGGAGAGAACACAGGCAAGTAATTCAATGCTCAAGGAGCTTGAAGACCTCAAGGCTAAGGCAGTTAGCGAACTCGGCAGCATAGATAACCTTGAGGAACTTGAGAAGTGGCGAGTTCGTTACCTGGGAAGAAAGGGCTCCCTCACTGCTATCTTGAGAGGATTGGGTGATCTTCCAGTTGATGAACGGCGAACAACCGGAGCCATAGCCAACCAGACCAAGGTACTACTGGAAGCTGATCTCAAACTAAAGGAAGAAGCCCTCAAGAGCAAAGATCTGGCCGCTACCCTGGAGCAAACCCGTATTGATATCACGCTGCCCGGCTACCCGGTTTCCCTCGGCCGTCTCCACCCCGTCACCCAGACACTTCGAGAGATATGCAATGTCTTCGTCTCTATGGGGTTCCAGATAGTCGAAGGGCCTGAGGTGGAGTGGGATTACTACAATTTCGAGGCATTGAATATTCCCCAGGACCATCCAGCACGCGACATGTGGGCTACATTCTGGATAGACACCGAAGGCGGTGAGAGATCCAGGCTCCTGCGCACCCATACCTCTCCAATGCAGATCAGGCTCATGGAAAAGACACGCCCGCCTATAAGGGGCTTGATGCCGGGCAGGGTATATCGATATGAGGCCACTGACGCCACCCACGAGTCCATGTTCTATCAGGTTGAGGGCCTGGCCATCGACCGTGACATAACCATGAGTGATCTTAAGGGTACACTCTTTGAGTTTGCCCGCCGCCTCTTCGGAGAAAGCAGAAAGGTGCGTTTTCGCTGCGATTACTTCCCCTTCGTTGAGCCAGGTGTAGAGATGGCCATAGATTGCTTTATATGCCAGGGGGCCGGCTGCCCACTATGCAAGAACACAG from Chloroflexota bacterium includes the following:
- the rpmI gene encoding 50S ribosomal protein L35, whose translation is MPKIRTHKSAQRRFHVTGTGKIMHSKVGKSHLRSRKSPRVKRQYAVKVGLHPTNRRRIKQLLPYA
- the rplT gene encoding 50S ribosomal protein L20, coding for MPRAKGGVVTRRRHKKLLELTKGHRASKHSLYRRAHESMLNALSYAYRHRRERKGDMRRLWIIRINAAARQGGLSYSQFMNGLKKAQIEVNRKMLAEVAVQDPTAFSQLVAMAKGENTGK
- the pheS gene encoding phenylalanine--tRNA ligase subunit alpha — encoded protein: MLKELEDLKAKAVSELGSIDNLEELEKWRVRYLGRKGSLTAILRGLGDLPVDERRTTGAIANQTKVLLEADLKLKEEALKSKDLAATLEQTRIDITLPGYPVSLGRLHPVTQTLREICNVFVSMGFQIVEGPEVEWDYYNFEALNIPQDHPARDMWATFWIDTEGGERSRLLRTHTSPMQIRLMEKTRPPIRGLMPGRVYRYEATDATHESMFYQVEGLAIDRDITMSDLKGTLFEFARRLFGESRKVRFRCDYFPFVEPGVEMAIDCFICQGAGCPLCKNTGWIEILGAGMVHPEVLRRVNYDPEVYTGFAFGMGVERIPLLRYGIDDIRLFYGNDLRFLKQF